In Nitrospinota bacterium, one genomic interval encodes:
- a CDS encoding sodium:solute symporter, producing MVFISPLATSEQEFFLGARPGRSVGFWPLASSALITWIFAKSITNAANLGHAFGIVGGIAYATYYLSFMVAGVIIYRIRTTTGHGSLASFLTERFGPGAAVAFTLAIVIRLYNEVWSNTAVVASYFGPAGSYAYILAAVVITAFTLSYSLKGGLRSSIATDIVQLLLASALLVFILSKVLPSSGGLSKMLTVGEFTLTGGVDLILVALLQSLSYPFHDPVLTDRAFISKPKTMRRAFFAAGIAGMGFIVLFSLVGVFAKIKGLAGPSTLSTAQFFGLPMLIIFNVIMLTSAGSTLDSTFSSISRLAAKDIGPLARFSNNPWLRRAKARLEGASPVTVGQAAMVVIALLGNLPLIANPSILKATTISGTMVMGLAPIFCFWWVKGAGRLSFHLAFWTGLALGLVAALGRYPQSLAIGLGKYGGLLSINLFGLLLCTSLFFLPILVRNGRRFLPSSAQPIKIERKARSA from the coding sequence ATGGTTTTCATCTCTCCCTTGGCCACATCCGAGCAGGAATTCTTTCTGGGCGCACGCCCCGGCCGGTCGGTAGGGTTCTGGCCCTTGGCGTCAAGTGCGCTGATTACGTGGATTTTCGCTAAAAGCATCACGAACGCGGCCAACCTCGGCCATGCCTTCGGCATCGTGGGAGGTATCGCCTACGCCACCTATTACCTGAGCTTCATGGTCGCCGGCGTCATCATCTACCGGATCCGTACGACGACGGGCCACGGGTCGCTGGCCTCGTTTCTGACGGAGCGCTTCGGCCCCGGGGCGGCGGTGGCCTTCACCCTGGCGATTGTGATTCGCCTCTACAACGAGGTATGGAGCAACACCGCCGTCGTCGCCTCCTACTTTGGCCCTGCCGGGAGCTACGCCTACATACTGGCGGCCGTGGTCATTACGGCCTTCACGCTATCCTACAGCCTGAAAGGGGGGCTTCGGAGCTCCATCGCTACAGACATCGTCCAGCTTCTTCTTGCGTCGGCCCTCCTCGTTTTTATCCTCTCGAAAGTGCTTCCATCCTCGGGCGGCCTCTCTAAGATGCTCACCGTTGGCGAATTTACCCTAACCGGGGGCGTGGACCTGATTCTGGTGGCCCTCCTCCAGAGCCTCTCTTACCCTTTCCATGACCCGGTCCTTACAGACAGGGCCTTCATTTCCAAGCCGAAGACCATGAGGCGGGCCTTTTTCGCCGCGGGCATCGCGGGGATGGGCTTCATCGTTCTCTTTAGCCTCGTTGGGGTTTTCGCAAAAATCAAGGGGCTCGCAGGGCCGAGCACCCTCTCTACGGCTCAGTTCTTCGGCCTGCCCATGCTCATCATTTTCAACGTCATCATGTTGACCTCCGCCGGCTCCACTCTCGATAGCACTTTCTCGTCTATTAGCCGCCTGGCGGCGAAAGACATCGGCCCGTTGGCACGCTTCTCTAACAACCCTTGGCTCAGGCGAGCCAAAGCCCGCCTCGAAGGGGCCTCTCCGGTCACGGTTGGTCAAGCCGCGATGGTCGTCATCGCCCTCCTGGGCAACCTGCCCCTTATAGCGAACCCCTCCATTTTGAAGGCCACCACCATCAGCGGGACGATGGTCATGGGGCTGGCCCCAATATTCTGCTTCTGGTGGGTCAAGGGAGCGGGACGGCTCTCGTTCCACCTCGCTTTCTGGACGGGGCTGGCCCTGGGGCTCGTGGCGGCCCTGGGGCGTTATCCCCAATCCCTGGCGATCGGCCTTGGGAAGTACGGGGGATTGCTCTCGATCAACCTCTTCGGCCTTCTGCTGTGTACGAGCCTCTTCTTCCTGCCCATACTTGTAAGGAACGGACGCCGATTCCTACCCTCTTC
- a CDS encoding DNA translocase FtsK — translation MAVICLAGAAFAVVSLASYHPGDPSLNTAWGGLELTPLVWRNQGGRVGAYLADALAQTFGVGAFVLPLLLAACAVKLFRRTQPARLQWTLLGGAGLLAAGTALLNLYLTSDPYFDDLMAGVPAGGAVGYAVAHGLSSILNTAGATIVAGSMLVIAFLLVTQATVSGIAMTTLSGLKSLWSLMVASAKKVKLPRWSWKTRAARPEVTLSEPRRQRLWGRSADVEAEEDAVVAGIEPQVIYLDEKELGLSDPSGRTKAREPRQPSLDFSRSPRAWKFPPLSLLDEPPAIEVEQIQEDLLKRAEILEMKLRDFGVEGRVTQVLPGPVVTMYEFEPASGVKVSKIINLTDDLALVMRAVSVRIVAPVPGKAVVGIEIPNVAREPVVLRDVLASRKFREHPSPLAVALGKDILGNPAVTDLAAIPHLLIAGATGSGKSVGLNGVITSLLYRARPDEVKFVLIDPKRLELSAYDGIPHLLAPVVTDPKQAARVLRNIVHEMERRYKLLATHRVRSIERYNQFVEEGRVAPETEGDGAREADAPAEEPPEKLPYIVVVIDELADLMMVSSREVEDSLTRLAQMARAAGIHLLLATQRPSVDVLTGIIKANFPSRIAYKVSSKTDSRTIIDRNGAELLLGKGDLLFLPPGTSKVTRIHGAYISEDEVQRVAEMLKKQAQPVYDDTLLTPAIEDEGGESEDDWELDEKYEEAVAMVAKTGQASISMIQRRMRVGYNRAARMIDIMEREGIVGPTDGVKPREVLVRSAPPPA, via the coding sequence ATGGCGGTGATCTGCCTCGCAGGGGCCGCATTCGCCGTTGTCAGCCTCGCCTCCTACCATCCGGGCGACCCTTCGCTCAACACCGCCTGGGGAGGGCTGGAGCTTACGCCTTTGGTCTGGCGTAATCAGGGCGGACGGGTTGGAGCCTACCTGGCCGACGCCCTCGCCCAGACATTCGGGGTAGGCGCCTTTGTCCTGCCCCTCTTGCTCGCGGCCTGTGCTGTCAAGCTCTTTCGCCGCACGCAGCCCGCCCGGCTCCAATGGACGCTGCTGGGAGGGGCGGGCCTGCTCGCGGCCGGCACGGCGCTGCTTAATCTATATCTGACCTCGGACCCATACTTTGACGACCTCATGGCGGGCGTGCCCGCCGGAGGGGCCGTAGGCTATGCCGTTGCCCACGGCCTCTCCAGCATTCTCAATACCGCGGGGGCGACCATCGTAGCCGGCTCTATGCTCGTAATTGCTTTCCTTCTGGTGACCCAAGCGACCGTCTCGGGAATTGCCATGACGACGCTGTCTGGACTGAAGAGCCTCTGGAGCCTCATGGTCGCCTCCGCGAAAAAAGTGAAGCTCCCCCGTTGGAGTTGGAAAACCAGGGCCGCCCGCCCAGAGGTCACCCTGTCGGAGCCGCGGCGCCAACGACTCTGGGGCCGCTCCGCCGACGTCGAGGCTGAGGAGGACGCCGTCGTTGCGGGGATCGAGCCGCAGGTTATCTACCTTGACGAAAAAGAGCTCGGTTTGAGCGATCCGAGCGGCAGGACAAAAGCGAGAGAGCCGCGACAGCCCTCCCTGGATTTCTCCCGAAGCCCTCGGGCCTGGAAGTTTCCACCCCTGTCCCTCCTGGACGAGCCTCCGGCAATTGAGGTGGAACAAATCCAAGAGGACCTGCTAAAGCGTGCCGAGATTCTGGAGATGAAGCTTAGGGACTTTGGGGTGGAGGGTCGGGTGACCCAGGTATTGCCGGGCCCAGTCGTCACCATGTACGAGTTCGAACCGGCCAGCGGGGTCAAAGTGAGTAAAATTATAAACCTGACCGACGATCTGGCCCTTGTGATGAGGGCCGTGAGTGTGCGCATCGTGGCCCCCGTGCCGGGCAAGGCGGTCGTCGGTATTGAAATTCCCAACGTGGCGCGGGAGCCGGTGGTCTTAAGGGACGTTCTCGCCTCACGAAAGTTCCGCGAGCACCCCTCACCCTTGGCCGTAGCCCTGGGCAAGGACATCCTGGGCAACCCGGCTGTGACGGACCTGGCCGCCATCCCCCACCTGCTAATCGCCGGGGCCACGGGCAGCGGCAAGAGCGTCGGGCTCAACGGGGTAATAACGAGCCTGCTCTACCGGGCGCGGCCCGACGAGGTCAAGTTCGTCCTTATCGACCCGAAGCGGCTGGAGCTTTCGGCCTACGATGGCATCCCTCATCTACTTGCCCCGGTGGTGACCGACCCCAAGCAGGCCGCCCGGGTGCTGCGCAACATAGTCCACGAGATGGAGCGCCGTTACAAGCTGTTGGCGACCCACCGGGTCCGCAGCATCGAGCGCTATAACCAGTTCGTCGAGGAGGGCCGAGTGGCCCCGGAGACGGAGGGCGACGGGGCTCGGGAGGCCGACGCCCCGGCCGAAGAGCCTCCAGAGAAGCTCCCCTACATAGTCGTAGTGATCGACGAGCTGGCCGACCTCATGATGGTCTCCTCCCGCGAGGTGGAAGACAGCCTAACCCGACTCGCCCAGATGGCCCGGGCCGCTGGCATCCACCTCCTGTTGGCCACCCAGCGGCCGAGCGTGGATGTGCTGACCGGCATCATCAAAGCCAACTTCCCCTCGCGCATCGCCTACAAGGTCTCCAGCAAGACCGACAGCCGAACAATCATTGACCGCAACGGCGCCGAGCTGCTGCTCGGCAAGGGCGACCTCCTCTTTCTCCCGCCCGGGACGAGCAAGGTGACCCGCATCCACGGTGCCTACATCTCGGAGGATGAGGTCCAGCGGGTGGCCGAGATGCTCAAGAAGCAGGCCCAACCCGTCTACGACGATACACTCCTCACCCCCGCTATCGAGGATGAAGGTGGCGAGTCCGAAGACGACTGGGAGCTGGACGAGAAGTACGAGGAAGCCGTGGCCATGGTGGCGAAGACGGGCCAGGCCTCGATCAGCATGATTCAGCGTCGGATGCGGGTCGGCTATAACCGGGCCGCGCGGATGATCGATATCATGGAGCGCGAGGGCATCGTCGGGCCCACCGACGGGGTGAAGCCCCGAGAAGTCCTCGTCCGCTCCGCTCCGCCGCCCGCCTGA
- a CDS encoding Flp family type IVb pilin, which produces MFMNDQDGATATEYALLIGLIAAVIILTVQSIGVTLNGVFGNFDNQLSSMVSPSS; this is translated from the coding sequence ATGTTCATGAACGATCAAGATGGAGCGACGGCCACTGAGTATGCCCTCCTGATTGGCCTAATAGCGGCCGTCATCATTCTGACCGTGCAGAGTATTGGTGTAACGTTGAACGGCGTCTTCGGAAACTTTGACAACCAGCTCAGCTCTATGGTTTCGCCATCGAGCTAA